The proteins below come from a single Drosophila suzukii chromosome X, CBGP_Dsuzu_IsoJpt1.0, whole genome shotgun sequence genomic window:
- the LOC108018931 gene encoding dynein regulatory complex protein 1 homolog: protein MDDNEDELEEHQEQELLSDGSVEEEEEVEPDVGPVDSWESFNDRIDGLIFNEHCDKSVKKLDERRLAILNRVRQQFREAPKGVAERCQAQKSPIDQQLELSSERLNELVRFGNELVTNVRVANERRELNRRLFEASQKNQVQVKLQRETVETMARFENIKARWTELEETNEPMLLWDQIEEQKKRIAEIMARKDEMIAACQQEVDRMNAKYEFDRERQAQDLCCLVERVDHQVETLKEAYKEHLQMLRHTIEEERQIFAVNAVEKWRTFFDAMNANFDEKANLVRTREQFYARQTQQINESQEELTKSTRIRLEKECERLELELRRTRDNVLMNSEKLDYNYQVLQKRNEENVIINNQQKRRVARLHEAIGRTRRGLKNLYNTGKRNIARLSSDIYKLHANINDMESKAHQARLNNREKFDRIWEINYKELNLLVDRVYHIDRIIHEQQLAMPWSSPVPPIPNINKAKKKRNNILEKFDMRIGRVPKNRVLPKSAIKHRPDIKELPPESLRLMRNLIRKLSDRGGFLIEERLLKILEPYSEEDKCLVRIDNIFAALRIRHLRDVKELTKVFMPYTYCPNCQPQGLSPRKCAEVFMKDQKPNRLQTALGQQDQPEHRPTGETFLTKGEEAAKKCHNHYLVMEPALCLHAMNLFTSKMHKQMYEHEPGSILNAVNLIQITDAEIRGFWRQFSACFPPSKCKLWKTLEHGLNHYVEVLKMRVQYDAEVVFLRRQNEELRHLLQKFTV from the coding sequence ATGGATGACAACGAGGATGAGCTGGAGGAGCACCAGGAGCAGGAGCTGCTCAGCGACGGCAGcgtcgaggaggaggaggaggtggagcCCGATGTGGGCCCAGTGGACAGCTGGGAGTCCTTCAACGATCGCATTGATGGGCTAATCTTTAACGAGCACTGCGACAAGTCGGTGAAAAAGCTGGACGAACGCCGCCTGGCGATCCTCAACCGGGTGCGTCAGCAGTTCCGCGAGGCTCCGAAGGGAGTGGCCGAGCGCTGCCAGGCCCAGAAGTCGCCCATTGACCAGCAGCTGGAGTTGTCCAGCGAGCGACTCAATGAGCTGGTCCGCTTTGGCAACGAACTGGTGACCAATGTCCGTGTGGCCAATGAGCGCAGGGAGCTAAATCGCCGCCTGTTTGAGGCCTCGCAGAAGAACCAGGTGCAGGTGAAGCTGCAACGTGAAACCGTGGAGACAATGGCCCGTTTCGAGAACATCAAGGCGCGCTGGACGGAGCTGGAGGAGACCAACGAGCCGATGCTCTTGTGGGATCAAATCGAAGAGCAAAAGAAACGCATTGCCGAGATAATGGCCCGCAAGGACGAGATGATAGCCGCCTGCCAGCAGGAGGTGGACCGCATGAATGCCAAGTACGAGTTCGATCGCGAGCGGCAGGCCCAGGATCTGTGTTGTCTAGTGGAGCGCGTCGATCACCAGGTGGAGACTCTGAAGGAGGCCTACAAGGAGCACCTCCAAATGCTGCGCCACACTATTGAGGAGGAGCGTCAGATCTTCGCCGTCAATGCGGTGGAAAAGTGGCGCACCTTCTTCGATGCCATGAATGCCAACTTTGATGAGAAGGCCAATTTGGTGAGGACGCGGGAGCAGTTCTATGCCCGCCAGACGCAGCAGATCAACGAGTCCCAGGAGGAGTTGACCAAGAGCACTCGAATTCGGCTGGAGAAGGAGTGCGAGCGCTTGGAACTGGAGCTGCGACGTACGCGAGACAATGTGCTGATGAATTCCGAGAAGCTGGACTACAACTATCAGGTTCTCCAGAAGCGCAACGAAGAGAACGTCATTATTAACAACCAGCAGAAGCGACGAGTGGCACGCCTGCACGAGGCCATTGGACGCACCCGGCGTGGCCTGAAGAACCTCTATAACACCGGCAAGCGGAACATAGCACGTCTTTCCTCGGACATTTACAAGCTGCACGCCAACATCAACGACATGGAGTCCAAGGCCCACCAGGCGAGGCTAAACAATCGCGAGAAATTCGATCGCATCTGGGAGATCAACTATAAGGAGCTGAATCTGTTGGTGGATCGGGTCTACCACATCGATCGCATCATACACGAGCAGCAGCTGGCCATGCCATGGTCCAGTCCCGTGCCACCTATTCCAAACATCAACAAGGCCAAAAAGAAGCGCAATAACATTCTGGAGAAGTTTGACATGCGTATAGGACGGGTTCCAAAGAACCGGGTGCTACCCAAATCGGCCATAAAGCACCGGCCGGATATCAAGGAACTGCCGCCAGAGTCGCTGCGCCTGATGCGCAATCTCATCCGAAAGCTCTCCGATCGCGGCGGTTTCCTCATCGAGGAGCGACTTTTGAAGATCCTCGAGCCCTATTCCGAGGAGGACAAGTGCCTAGTGCGTATCGACAATATATTTGCGGCGCTGCGAATCCGCCATTTGCGGGATGTCAAGGAACTGACCAAGGTCTTCATGCCGTACACCTACTGCCCGAATTGCCAGCCACAGGGATTGAGCCCTCGCAAGTGTGCCGAGGTCTTCATGAAGGATCAGAAGCCCAATCGTCTGCAGACCGCGTTGGGGCAGCAAGACCAACCGGAGCATCGGCCCACTGGGGAAACCTTTCTGACCAAGGGCGAGGAGGCGGCCAAGAAGTGCCACAATCACTACTTGGTCATGGAGCCAGCCCTCTGCCTGCACGCCATGAACCTCTTCACCTCCAAGATGCACAAGCAGATGTACGAACACGAGCCGGGCAGCATTCTCAATGCGGTAAATCTCATTCAGATAACGGATGCCGAGATCCGTGGCTTCTGGCGCCAGTTCTCGGCCTGCTTCCCACCCTCTAAGTGCAAGCTGTGGAAGACGCTGGAGCACGGACTGAATCACTATGTGGAGGTGCTGAAAATGCGTGTGCAGTACGATGCGGAAGTGGTCTTTCTGCGCCGCCAGAACGAGGAGTTGCGCCATCTGCTACAGAAGTTCACCGTCTAG
- the LOC108018916 gene encoding uncharacterized protein: MSNHHHRLAMNLDMSDVIEFVMPAKSEYSDDENGGAVGLVDATEDATYVVLDGLGNEYDEEFLIVNEDGVEGELLVDEELQALLVDARAKDTPLDEQGDQYVVTELQLNEMGELVEEEQDLGDYELSYAHPPVSEEPDDLDMDPSSPSPPPSPSPPPPPPAPSVPASKVRSSSALQIAIRSFASQNNDDDGSVKDVKPSEKMLDEFKGPRRYLLFDDLIATIVDFDEDSTPIVEFSMISDMLDEKLPVECGICPDVMQKTKLSKHQKTHLVPGTNRYACIYCTETYRDCKYLAGHARRHMGIRPYVCELCTLYFSTKQDLRVHNQRRHLEKEHICEMCGKTFAQNTQLKRHREATHEKKRRFQCQYCQKAYYKNFSLQEHIRNVHMGKRRMLKCPFCGLQCRDAHKMARHRKEMHLSQGTYVCHLCQEEFTDINYFDAHKRSIQCRSNTRRYVNVRDGDGNQGGSVSGGMMDGQDDDDDGLGLLEEDFDEDDGLLVEEGQTDEQGAVNGHYLDEGEPQYVQLSDYDDQRLLVENAVGEDDDEDVEEELLTEEQYFNAVQQQQQINHHVNGQDYNDELIYEITLKTEDN; encoded by the coding sequence ATGAgcaaccaccaccaccgcctTGCGATGAACCTGGACATGTCCGACGTGATCGAGTTCGTGATGCCCGCGAAGAGCGAGTACTCGGACGATGAGAACGGAGGAGCCGTTGGCTTGGTGGACGCCACCGAGGACGCCACCTACGTGGTTTTGGACGGCCTGGGCAACGAGTACGACGAGGAGTTCCTCATCGTCAACGAGGACGGCGTGGAGGGCGAGCTGCTGGTGGACGAGGAGCTGCAGGCCCTGCTAGTGGACGCCCGCGCGAAGGACACACCGCTGGACGAACAGGGCGACCAGTATGTGGTCACGGAACTGCAGCTTAACGAAATGGGTGAACtggtggaggaggagcaggatcTAGGTGACTATGAGCTCAGCTACGCCCATCCACCCGTGTCTGAGGAGCCAGATGATCTGGACATGGATCCGTCGTCGCCTTCACCGCCACCGTCGCCATCGCCGCCACCACCGCCGCCGGCGCCTTCTGTGCCGGCCAGCAAAGTTAGATCTTCATCTGCCCTCCAGATCGCCATACGCAGCTTTGCCAGCCAAAACAACGACGACGATGGCAGCGTCAAGGACGTGAAACCCAGCGAAAAGATGCTGGATGAGTTCAAGGGACCGCGCCGCTACCTGCTCTTCGACGACCTGATAGCCACCATTGTGGACTTTGACGAGGACAGCACACCCATTGTGGAGTTCTCAATGATCAGCGACATGCTGGACGAGAAGCTGCCGGTGGAATGTGGCATTTGCCCGGATGTGATGCAGAAGACGAAACTGTCCAAGCACCAGAAGACCCATTTGGTTCCGGGGACCAATCGCTATGCCTGCATCTACTGCACGGAGACGTATCGCGACTGCAAATACCTGGCCGGACATGCGCGGCGCCACATGGGCATCCGTCCCTACGTCTGCGAACTGTGCACCCTGTACTTCTCCACCAAACAGGACCTGCGCGTGCACAACCAACGGCGTCATCTCGAAAAGGAGCACATTTGCGAGATGTGCGGCAAGACATTCGCCCAGAATACCCAGCTGAAGCGCCATCGCGAAGCGACGCACGAAAAGAAGCGGCGATTCCAGTGTCAGTACTGCCAGAAGGCCTACTACAAGAACTTCTCGCTGCAGGAGCACATCCGCAATGTCCACATGGGTAAGCGGAGGATGCTCAAGTGTCCGTTCTGCGGTTTGCAATGTCGCGATGCCCACAAGATGGCACGCCATCGCAAGGAGATGCACCTGAGCCAGGGCACTTATGTGTGTCATCTGTGCCAGGAGGAGTTCACCGACATTAACTACTTTGATGCCCACAAACGGTCCATTCAGTGCCGCAGCAATACGCGTCGCTATGTGAACGTTAGGGATGGTGATGGGAATCAGGGAGGATCCGTTTCGGGGGGAATGATGGATGGCCAGGACGACGATGACGATGGTTTGGGCCTGTTGGAGGAGGACTTCGACGAGGACGACGGTCTGCTGGTCGAGGAGGGCCAGACGGATGAGCAGGGGGCTGTCAATGGGCATTATTTGGACGAGGGCGAACCGCAGTACGTCCAGCTATCGGATTATGATGACCAGCGTCTGCTGGTAGAGAACGCGGTCGGCGAGGATGACGACGAGGATGTGGAGGAGGAGCTGCTCACCGAGGAGCAATACTTTAATGCTGtccaacagcaacagcagatcAACCACCATGTCAATGGGCAGGACTACAACGACGAGCTGATATATGAAATCACCTTGAAGACTGAGGATAATTGA